In Phragmites australis chromosome 16, lpPhrAust1.1, whole genome shotgun sequence, one DNA window encodes the following:
- the LOC133895782 gene encoding uncharacterized protein LOC133895782: protein MEAGLRLRALSHYRGGFYRGGFAAARSSRLRRPSGAGAASSSSPAFCSLAASGNGAAVGPVGSGVEVERAKRMLHVVLVSPLIPGNTGSIARTCAASAVGLHLVGPLGYKVDDTKLKRAGLDYWPYVVVKIHDSWDDFRDYFMKQEGEKRLLAFTKRGTNIHSDFSYKPGDWLVFGSETKGLPEPALEDCCREGIGGGTVRIPMVETYVRCLNLSVSVGIALYEAARQLNYEQLQYQPELPEEAQGRFPAEDIYA, encoded by the exons ATGGAGGCTGGTCTACGGTTGCGCGCACTCAGCCACTACCGCGGCGGCTTCTACCGCGGTGGGTTCGCTGCCGCGCGTAGCAGCCGACTCCGTCGCCCGAGCGGCGCGGGGGCggcctcgtcctcctccccggccttCTGCTCCC TTGCTGCCAGTGGCAATGGCGCGGCGGTCGGCCCCGTGGGAAGTGGCGTGGAGGTCGAGCGGGCTAAGAGGATGCTTCATGTCGTGCTGGTTTCGCCTCTG ATTCCAGGAAATACAGGGTCAATTGCGAGAACTTGTGCAGCATCGGCAGTTGGCTTGCATCTTGTTGGG CCATTAGGTTATAAGGTAGATGACACGAAATTGAAGCGTGCCGGATTGGATTATTGGCC ATATGTTGTTGTCAAGATTCATGACTCCTGGGACGACTTCCGTGATTATTTCATGAAGCAG gaaggagaaaaaaggtTGTTGGCATTTACCAAAAGAGGCACAAACATTCATTCA GATTTCTCATATAAGCCAGGGGACTGGCTAGTATTTGGCTCTGAAACAAAAGGGTTACCTGAGCCTGCCCTTGAGGATTGCTGTAGAGAAGGCATTGGTGGTGGAACAGTCCGAATTCCCATGGTGGAAACCTATGTTCGGTGCCTGAATCTCTCGGTCAGCGTCGGAATAGCGCTGTATGAAGCAGCCAGACAGCTGAACTACGAACAGCTTCAGTACCAGCCTGAGCTCCCAGAGGAAGCACAAGGACGATTCCCAGCAGAGGATATTTATGCATGA
- the LOC133895781 gene encoding OVARIAN TUMOR DOMAIN-containing deubiquitinating enzyme 4-like isoform X2, with the protein MWLYSPAVCLRRSASCSMHSYSNQFQGGFTQSMALWKCPHSQPSTYHVKSGLAEFSLNKNIKSSEPQSLEYFVSLMGQQFRSGLSTREGSLSIKIDTPSREFFSRISWNWRDMHQKVGGAAGGLCFVFSVTGLASAEVPVIRSNDNAQASSLSTSSTHGKTVYTEYSVTGIPGDGRCLFRSVVHGACIRSGKPIPNEDLQRKLADELRAMVADEFVKRREESEWFVEGDFNTYVSHIRQQHVWGGEPELFMASHVLQMPITVYMHDEDAGGLIAIAEYGQQYGKEDPIQVLYHGFGHYDALQIPAKSGPKKRL; encoded by the exons ATGTGGCTCTACTCACCCGCAGTTTGTTTGCGGCGGTCTGCTTCTTGTAGCATGCATTCCTATTCTAATCAGTTCCAAGGAGGATTCACACAGAGTATGGCCTTATGGAAGTGCCCGCATTCGCAGCCAAGCACTTACCATGTGAAATCAGGTTTAGCTGAATTTTCACTTAATAAGAACATAAAGTCTTCTGAGCCACAAAGTCTAGAGTACTTTGTCAGCTTAATGGGCCAACAATTCCGTTCTGGACTGTCAACCAGAGAGGGTAGTCTAAGTATAAAGATCGACACGCCTTCACGTGAATTTTTTTCAAGGATCAGCTGGAACtggagagatatgcatcaaaaGGTCGGAGGTGCAGCCGGTGGACTTTGCTTTGTTTTTTCAGTTACCGGACTAGCAAGCGCTGAGGTTCCTGTGATTAGAAGCAACGATAATGCCCAAGCTTCATCGTTATCTACCAGTTCAACTCATGGGAAGACAGTCTACACAGAATATTCTGTCACTG GAATACCTGGAGATGGAAGATGTTTATTCCGCTCTGTGGTTCATGGTGCATGCATTAGGTCAGGGAAACCCATACCTAATGAAGATCTTCAGAGAAAACTAGCCGATGAACTAAGAGCAATG GTTGCTGATGAATTTGTCAAGAGGCGAGAAGAGTCTGAATG GTTCGTTGAGGGGGATTTCAATACATATGTATCCCATATTAGGCAGCAACATGTGTGGGGAGGCGAGCCAGAATTGTTCATGGCTTCACACGTTCTTCA GATGCCAATAACTGTTTACATGCATGACGAAGATGCGGGTGGTCTGATAGCCATTGCAGAATATGGCCAGCAGTatgggaaagaagacccaatcCAAGTCTTGTATCATGGTTTTGGCCATTATGATGCCCTACAGATTCCAGCAAAGAGTGGTCCAAAGAAGAGACTGTAG
- the LOC133895781 gene encoding OVARIAN TUMOR DOMAIN-containing deubiquitinating enzyme 4-like isoform X1 has product MWLYSPAVCLRRSASCSMHSYSNQFQGGFTQSMALWKCPHSQPSTYHVKSGLAEFSLNKNIKSSEPQSLEYFVSLMGQQFRSGLSTREGSLSIKIDTPSREFFSRISWNWRDMHQKVGGAAGGLCFVFSVTGLASAEVPVIRSNDNAQASSLSTSSTHGKTVYTEYSVTGIPGDGRCLFRSVVHGACIRSGKPIPNEDLQRKLADELRAMVADEFVKRREESEWFAFVVIPNHRFVEGDFNTYVSHIRQQHVWGGEPELFMASHVLQMPITVYMHDEDAGGLIAIAEYGQQYGKEDPIQVLYHGFGHYDALQIPAKSGPKKRL; this is encoded by the exons ATGTGGCTCTACTCACCCGCAGTTTGTTTGCGGCGGTCTGCTTCTTGTAGCATGCATTCCTATTCTAATCAGTTCCAAGGAGGATTCACACAGAGTATGGCCTTATGGAAGTGCCCGCATTCGCAGCCAAGCACTTACCATGTGAAATCAGGTTTAGCTGAATTTTCACTTAATAAGAACATAAAGTCTTCTGAGCCACAAAGTCTAGAGTACTTTGTCAGCTTAATGGGCCAACAATTCCGTTCTGGACTGTCAACCAGAGAGGGTAGTCTAAGTATAAAGATCGACACGCCTTCACGTGAATTTTTTTCAAGGATCAGCTGGAACtggagagatatgcatcaaaaGGTCGGAGGTGCAGCCGGTGGACTTTGCTTTGTTTTTTCAGTTACCGGACTAGCAAGCGCTGAGGTTCCTGTGATTAGAAGCAACGATAATGCCCAAGCTTCATCGTTATCTACCAGTTCAACTCATGGGAAGACAGTCTACACAGAATATTCTGTCACTG GAATACCTGGAGATGGAAGATGTTTATTCCGCTCTGTGGTTCATGGTGCATGCATTAGGTCAGGGAAACCCATACCTAATGAAGATCTTCAGAGAAAACTAGCCGATGAACTAAGAGCAATG GTTGCTGATGAATTTGTCAAGAGGCGAGAAGAGTCTGAATG GTTTGCATTTGTTGTAATACCAAATCACAGGTTCGTTGAGGGGGATTTCAATACATATGTATCCCATATTAGGCAGCAACATGTGTGGGGAGGCGAGCCAGAATTGTTCATGGCTTCACACGTTCTTCA GATGCCAATAACTGTTTACATGCATGACGAAGATGCGGGTGGTCTGATAGCCATTGCAGAATATGGCCAGCAGTatgggaaagaagacccaatcCAAGTCTTGTATCATGGTTTTGGCCATTATGATGCCCTACAGATTCCAGCAAAGAGTGGTCCAAAGAAGAGACTGTAG